Genomic window (Helianthus annuus cultivar XRQ/B chromosome 3, HanXRQr2.0-SUNRISE, whole genome shotgun sequence):
AAAACAAGTAAGTCAACTCCAATAAAAGACTCAAAGAAATACGAAAAAGACACTAAAACTACTTGGACTCCTACGgctcacaaacacacaaaaagcacgtaacgatatcagttgaaatccaaacaaagcagttaacgcaattgccaagagtccccggcaacggcgccaaaaacttgatgtggaaaaagtagttcaactaaataaactaaattaccctaaattaagactcaagtaataaaaatctagactctttaacctgactaaactactcaccggcaagtgtactggtcgactctagcacagaaaagtaagtccggatgtcgaacccacaaggactctaatgaattacgttaacgactaaacttagactagacactgacacaactaaacaaatattgtgtttgggggggggggttactaaaatcctaaaattgtgattaaattgaaattaaactaaattacgaatgaaactagggttttaattcagatgcgattaaggactacctagacttgaatccagtttaactactaatggacttctaacggttttattgatgtatggagccgggatcgtaaaatactaaaccttaaggtatttcaatgctaagacttcccgacccttctcaggaagaaacctaggaaaccctacaaggctgttatgattaccgactgttagatttcctctcagtcctctaacgactctaaaagtgccctaatacgactatctacctctcagcgcgacaatctaaggcaattctaggttctgacttggtttactagacacaaatgcaattagggaactaacgtcgacttctctcaaaatctcaattagctatatactgcaccgcgacctaataactaactcgagcctctcagcgacaagttaagcagaatatttacttctaattatattttaattactgtttctaaggctatcggccgatttacccaaagatcacccgaacccgcaaggatacaaataatcaacacagatctattatgtgaaagacatccaccaaaatctatgtgaaacagtaaacaatccacaatcaaaagtaaatacgcacatgcaccaaatcagaaaatctagaacacgttactttcgaagtcaatccataatcaattcaataagaaccgttaaaagatccataagtaaattaaaccatcatcaaatctaggtagtatctaaaGTCTAGCCAAGAATCATGATgtccaaaacaaacaaaacaagttcaaaacaagaattcatcgtaaAGTATCGAAAACGCGAAAATAAggaacaccgggagataaaacccaaaagatcttcactctcacgatccaagcttcaaccggatgattcccgtTCGGCAAAAtactccagaatgctcaaaatcacctccgaaattcgtcctagggtttcttgattcgtATTCAGAGTTGTGTTCAGATTCTTTTCCAACAAAtcaacaaaaccctaatttttccagaaatcatacccctcgcgtgacgcctagGGGGTGTCACGTCACGCGGCGCCTcccatatatatttttttatttttttattctgaTCAGCCTCCAGCTATTcccgacgcgcgtacgaatcccgattttcttccaaactgctcggttttgctcgtttttcaacactttaagctacgggacctgaaatcaaagcttaacgtcagcagtatcgcagttctaacctaaactagactctaaacgactgaaaactgatcgaaatatacactataaacatatgtactttgcagTACATCAAAGAGTTATGCTGACAACCGGcgaaagccgttggaatttcaagtaggagataaggtgttattaaaagtttctccttggaaaggagtggtaagattcatcaaaaggggaaagctaagccacatgtatgttggaccttttgagattattaaaagaataggacatgtagcttatcagctacaactgccacaggagatggcaggaatacatgatgtatttcatgtatctaatctcaagaaatgcttagccaATGAATCATtagtagtgcctcttaaggatatagaggtaaatgagaaacttaagtttgtagagaagcctctacagattgaagacagaaaggtcaagaatctcaaacataagagattagttctggtcaaagtgaaattggactccaagagaggaccagaatacacttgggagcttgaatcagagatgcagaggaaatatccacacctgttccagtagacctcgaggatgagttctaaaacaaggtggggaggatataacaagcctcctaaaatatttccgacacccctaatatTTATAAGgtccctatacgtcctaaaatacaccccgtatacaaAAACAGACcctaaatacctttatttttataaaaattaaataaagacaAATTTTAATGGTCCCTGGCGGCCCGCGATAGAGCCACCTAaggcttacgcggggcgcgacagcctggCCACCAGGCTTAACCCGGTGCCGCCACGTGGCAGACGCGTGTCGAAGCTACTAGGTCAACTCAGCAGCCCTATGTGAGACACGTGGTCTCTCGCGGGCCGCATAAGCCCCCTTCTCAtctttcgcggggcgcgacagagtGCCGATCAGGCACTATAAATAGAGGGGATCGGATTCAGTTGAGAATTCGTTCAAAACTTCGATCTCTCTCTCAAAATCTAAATATTAGAATtaatagcgggcattatacccccctaaataacgaagttctggctcgttgtaagtatcataacccccgattacgtattagatacgttgcccaattgatctagggttccgtaacggctgtcgtggttctgcccgacgtagtcgttggaattctgtctcggggagggtattactaatgtaaatattgggttatcatactaacgcgtgtgcattgtgtaattaatagataatcaccaggaaatcacaaaggaaaaccctaagatagcaatgtaagtaatctcctttttgcaaactgtttttacaaaacctcaaatgatttacattatattaaacagtgattgagtatatgtattctacaattatcgtcggtatgttggggttttgtatacaaaatttgttactacactgtgagtagtaacatgaccacaagccGGGTTGAAAGTAccatgggtggtaattaaagtagaaaataaacaaatgtaattgcgcgaccgccctcaaagCTGTAAACGGTTTTACctgtcttgattaaactgggattcactcaccagtatttcccactgacaaaatgtttttaaacgcgtttcaggtaacaaaatgtgaaagccaaatagaagccagctggacagcactaaaggcttggaaaagtggctataaaagttacctaaataaagagatgtttttatttaaataaaatagggtttatctttatgaaaatgtgtgtactggaaacttgggaatttcccacgtatttaatattataaagtgtggtattttactctgataaaatatttcctgactatggtcctgatgaaatttccactgccaaactgataaacaccgataccactaaaACTGGTcgtggccgcccgttcccgggtaaataggggacgggggttgcgacaaatCCTTTGTTCAATCTCCAACAACTCACGCCTTCGTTTGCCCTTGTAGGGTAACCTTGGTGTTCCTGTACTGTACCAACAACCCTTTGCTCGCAGGGTAGAATAACCTTGGCGTTCCTGTACTACACCACTCAACTCTTCGCTCGCGGAATTACTAAAGAAGATttagcaaaaccgtgagtatacttgaacaCACTTTTTCCTTtttacactttgggtgcaatatgtttacTATTAAACCTACACAGTTACACTTAGACTTTATTCAAATGCACAgacaatccaatacatgcatacatacgttatacttgattcgtTATTCTGGATTATTCtgtgtgataaacttgtcattaacttcgtacgagcctacccttaacatgtatagtgctataggagtaacgcaccgcccgtattcttgaggtcatgttaagtctttCAACATTGCGGTAATCTTTGGTTTAACTTGAATATTCACATGTCAGTtttacgttaatcttgataacttagtttgccatgtggattcgtttaaatcttttatacttatgttgtgtattaaacttgtatactcgccaatacttttgtattgaaccaTGTATTTTAAACATATTTGCAGGAGGATGATGATATTAAAATGGGCCTAGTGAGGATGCTTTAGATATACACTTAGAAATCGTTGGACTATGTTGTTGTGTCAATTTTGAATTATGTTGTATTGTACATTGTCTTGTTTTgtatttgaaacaatgttgtatTTGATTTCGTATGATGTAACTTGACAATTTGTATCGATGAAATGAAAtcagttttatttaaatattgtcgcaaatagtgttatgaagtctcgaacaatctcgttttcgtctcactccgatgtttccgtcatcggttagggtgtgacataTCTAAGTTTGTGCTTTTACGCGAATTTAAATTCCGAATAATGCACTTTGATTTGCtttgtgttttacaggtctaaCGGGGTTTAAGGAGCATTTTGGAAGCTTTACGGGAGATCGGGATGAAGCTAGGACCAACTGGGCACGAGAAACGAAGAAACGGGCGAGAAGTTTGGCTACCTGCGTCGGTGACTTGGCCTTTGGCCGTCGCCAACGCAGCCCGCATAAAGGACACCCCCAGAGGCAGTCAATTAGCACTCGTTATAGCTATTGAAAGAGAAAGCCCAAAAAATATATTTGTGGTATGTCGAAAAGAtatcaacacgtgttttacattCATCGAAACCATAATATCGAATATAGGTACCGTCTCCGTTATTGCCGATTCTCGTAACCTATGTTATTCGATTAGAATAATGTTATTCGATCAGAATAGATTTGGTTAATCACGGTACTGGTTCACACAAAATTTATATCAAAATGTCAAGTAATAAAAAAACTAAGTATAACTATGTATTtagatttttaaaaatttaatgaGCGTAAATTATTAGATGAATATCAATCAAAGGAAATATTATCATTTATATGATCAAGAAAAtattattaagaaaagaaaaacattattaaaaacaaaatttctTATTggattaaataaaatattatcaactgaaataaaaaaaacaatattaaaagCAAAAAATGTTATTAGCAAAGTACTATTCTTcacaactttgtattaatatatataaataaactaGCTTTAACCCCTCGCGGTGCAGTGTGGAGGTGTAAAATTGTGTTGTTCCAAGACGTGGGACGTACAACGAAACGACAGCCGAAACCAGTAAAAAAACAAGACAAACATTAAAAAGACGAATTAAAAAAGACAACATGAAAACAAAATTGCCCGCTTAGCGTCGAGTGCTCCACCTCGGGTTGGCGTTTTGGTGGGAATTGCCCGCTTGGCGTGGCAGTAGTGCTTGGCATGGGGCGTTGGTCTGGGGTGACGTGTCTGGCAATGGTTGATTGGGTGTTGATGACCGTTTGGCTAGCCCCTTCCACAACGCCGGTCTGGCCACGCCCCTTCCACAACCCACTTTTTCAAATGTGGACTGGTGAAGCCCACACCTAACACGTGTCAAGCAATGTCCCAACCCAAGAGGTAAATGTTACCTCTCATATTAATATTATAGATGTTGTGCTTTGACCAAGACAAACAAAAGAAAAGCTACATTTGATTTATTTGCCACGTAATTGTTAACAAACCCAGCGTTTTATAAAAGTATTTGATTAGCAGGTTTGTTTTAAATTTGAAGGATGGTCAACAGTATGGAACTTAAATTGTATCTATTCAGGGCAACCGCCCTCCATGAAATTTTTTTAGTACTATATATTATATACACATCAAAATTCTAATCAACCTCCATGAAATCTACACCAACCCCTAAACAAATTGATTTATATAAAAAGTAAGCCCCGTTGAACactaaattatataaacatctaATATAAATGTTCAAGCGCACAGGTTGTGATGTTAATAATCAAATGAGTTATAAGCTCAATTAGCAAAATGTTAACTTGTATAAGTCGTTAACTCCCACACGACTTTCGCATGAACCACAAAACCAGTAACCCCACCTTTCATGTAATTCCTAATTTCCTACTATGCAATGCCTAATAGTATTCAAGTTCCAACTTCAAATTTGATTTCATCCTCACCCATGTTATCACCGTCTTTTTCATCCAACTGCTCGCCTTCTTTATCTGTTGGTGAACCCGCAGTTTCATTATCTCTGTCTTCTTGCTTTCCATGAGGCCCGCGAGTGTGAATGAGATAATGAGCCACTGATTTGTACCCAAGATATAATGTCTGAAAATTTTCAACATAAATATTACTAATACTCACTACTCTTGATCATAATATTATAACTAGTGAGTGGTATTTTAGACATTACAAGGTTGATGAACATTACCTTCTTGTAAAGATCTCCAGTTGGCTCCCACCCTTTAACTCTGCGACAGCGATTGCAGTTACATATATCTCTACAGACAGGACAAACCCAAAATGGGTTTGCATTTGCTTCTAGAACATTCTCTCCATATCTGCACAGAGAATGTATGCTTATAGAGTTACAGTTTAGAAATATAGTTCAAGTGACAAAGGGACTAAACAAGGAAAAAAGAGTCATGTTCTGTTATTCTATAATAtcactaaattttgtaagttaacCTCGTGAACAAGCAATCGCCACATAACTGCCCTTGAACGCTTGTACACTTGCAGCATTTAGTACGATGACCTATCGTTTTCTGCCTGCAAAATATCAATTAGTGGCTCCGTAAATATACAGTTAATACACACTATACAAGGTAACATATCTTATCTAAGCAGTCACACGTTAGAAAATCGAAACGAGCATCATACTTTACTAAACACATTGCGGTTGAGCCAACCTTTTAATAACAAAAAAAAGAAAGTGAAGAATCAAAAACCTGCATTGATGGCAGCTCTTTCCTGCATACTCATCATACATGCGATTCTTCTCATCATCATACCCATCCACCATAAGCTCCCAGGCTTCTTCGTGGTCGCCCAACATCTTTTCATGCTCTTCAGTATAAACCTCAGGTTTTGAGCCTTCCTTTATTACAATTACGATATTCTTGAGAACCTTTTCTTTCGGAACACGCTTCTTGACGACAACCTTTTCTTTTGGAATGCGCCTCTCTGTCTCTAAGTAACTAACAGCAGGCAAGATCTTTATcctatataataataatattaaaaatgtTAAATAACAAATAAGTTGAAGCCAGTTAAGGAAAACACCACACccctttttaaaacaaaaacatgtCATTTAATCCATTGTTTTCAATTTCCAGTTGTGGTAGgcgtaaaaaaattaaaagatgAACCTAACGGGTTCATAACTTAACAAAAAAATGACTATAATAGGTCAAACAAGTTAAAATCTTGGTTTTAAATAACGTAAAGCGAAACGAGGCGATAGGGTCCAGAGCCGCGAAATGAAAAGTGCACTGAATCAGATGAGCGAGACACAAggtatttgtatatatttttttattttttgtaaatttttagtAGCACATACGATTTTTTTATGAACGGGCAACGAATCATCCAAATGGGCTACTAGCGAAATTCATCACATCCAGATACACTCGCCTGCGAACCGGGGataaccctcacctagggccgaagccagtgaacccgctcagttcaagaaTTGAACTAGCGATCACCGCTTCTCACCTAGTCTCTCATCATCACCAAGTGCCGCAGAAACTAAACGGTGGTAGGCAGGAATCGAACCTGGGCCACTTGGAACACCAAGTCTCTCCTTTACCACATACAAAGATTTAGATATAAAAACTCTACATACGAGATTATATATTGATTTCGTATACAAGTAACATATATATGTACAACCTAAAAATTTATATGTATAACATCATGAACAAAGTGAATGACATAATCAAACCCTAATCAGTAACAAAACAAGATCTACATTGCAATAATTactattttcacaaaatttaaaagtatgaaaacctaaaaaaaccctaacaaATATAAAAAATACGTAGAAGATCGTCTGGGAGAACCAGACGGTGCCACCAAGAGTTTCGGTTTCGGTTTCGGTTTCGAATTCGGAGGACGACCGGTTTGGGGTTTGAGTTTACGAGAAAGCTCCAGAATGCCGAGTGCCTGCATCCGTTGAAGGTTCTGCTTGATTCGTTCCTCTCGAGATTGCTCATAATCTGCAACTCCACCTTCATTTTCCCCCTTTTGCTGCTCAATTCCGCCATTTTTATCTTTTCGTGTTCGAGTACTCACCATTTTTTGCTTGATGCTTGCAGCAATCAGGCGGTTTTAGAGGATTATATGCTCCTGCTCGGTGGAAATGAATTTGAATGATCCTCGATTTAGGTGCAGAATGTCTAGGGTTGGTGTTGTAATTGGCGGGAAAATGTTCTTTGTTTTATTGGGTCGGGTCGAATCCGACTAGTTGAACCGGATTTGAAAATTAAAAGCGGAACTTTGCCCATCTTGAATCAAAACGGAAAAACATTTCTAATCTTAAAGAGAGTAAAATgatggatagtccctgtggtttggtgaaatttcacctttagtctccaacttttgaaaattacatCCGTGCTCTTCATGGTTTGTCAAATTGTTACTTGGATAGTCCCTATAGTAGATGGAGGTTAGTTAGTCCAGTTAAGTTGTTGTAAATTGACCAAATTACCCTTCCTattaaaaacaactaaaacaTTAAAAGAGTGAGACCCACCAACAACTTCATCTTCTCTACTATAAACAACCCCACATTTCTTCTCCATTTTCCAGCATCACCTCTCCATTTTT
Coding sequences:
- the LOC110927845 gene encoding cell division cycle-associated protein 7; its protein translation is MVSTRTRKDKNGGIEQQKGENEGGVADYEQSREERIKQNLQRMQALGILELSRKLKPQTGRPPNSKPKPKPKLLVAPSGSPRRSSTIKILPAVSYLETERRIPKEKVVVKKRVPKEKVLKNIVIVIKEGSKPEVYTEEHEKMLGDHEEAWELMVDGYDDEKNRMYDEYAGKSCHQCRQKTIGHRTKCCKCTSVQGQLCGDCLFTRYGENVLEANANPFWVCPVCRDICNCNRCRRVKGWEPTGDLYKKTLYLGYKSVAHYLIHTRGPHGKQEDRDNETAGSPTDKEGEQLDEKDGDNMGEDEIKFEVGT